A single region of the Brienomyrus brachyistius isolate T26 chromosome 10, BBRACH_0.4, whole genome shotgun sequence genome encodes:
- the LOC125750209 gene encoding LOW QUALITY PROTEIN: WD repeat-containing protein 44-like (The sequence of the model RefSeq protein was modified relative to this genomic sequence to represent the inferred CDS: deleted 2 bases in 1 codon): MASDTSDTEEFYDAAEDVSLSPSPKVSPEKFALLEKKELLLFKSSSTSSMFKSGFHCLFEETGDLAVRDAAQPEDSIQIIDSIIEESQKKSTAADDSLLTDNREACEGGGPQGAGPGGGGAIDEDTGQQETDAGPTSIGPQVVVEISEVPVEVHDGEEDAGTTAPTDMALDAPGSSVEATRAATPPDVTSVLVPEEPRPPQLDPTTDTGRPPSTADILQQVSDNTKLADQDPLAPSKPPRQFIVEPDIVASTKKPPPVRPPPPAGPPPPRPPPPSRPAPPPRKKTQDTLRPSALEVTSEQPASFGLVSPNTAVDFITKDLQHSLDLASATSGDKVVTAQESGSAADGQSSAPSEGQAPGPQRPRSNSGREMTDEEILASVMIKNLDTGEEIPLSLAEEKLPTGINPLTLHIMRRTKEYVTNDSAQSDDEDKSHTQLSDTDGGKLKQRTTQLKKFLGKSVKRAKHLAEEYGEKAVNKVKSVRDEVFHTDQDDPSSSDDEGMPYNRPVKFKAAHSFKGPFDFDQIKVVQDLSGEHMGAVWTMKFSHCGRLLATAGQDNVVRIWVLKNAFDYFNNMRIKYNTEGRVSPSPSQESLNSSKSDTDGGFPSTHEDPDTEDRNVPFRQVPFCKYKGHTADLLDLSWSKNYFLLSSSMDKTVRLWHISRRECLCCFQHIDFVTAIAFHPRDDRYFLSGSLDGKLRLWNIPDKKVALWNEVDGQTRLITAANFCQNGKYAVIGTYDGRCIFYDTEHLKYHTQIHVRSTRGRNRVGRKITGIEPLPGENKILVTSNDSRIRLYDLRDLSLSMKYKGYMNHSSQIKASFSHDYSFIVSGSEDKYVYIWSTYHDLSKFSSVRRDRNDFWEGIKAHNAVVTSAIFAPNPSLIVSPEAGTPDKPDTEDRSGDPMDTEAIPSGALKTDHSEVLLSADFTGAIKVFVNVKKY, translated from the exons ATGGCGTCTGACACTAGTGACACAGAAGAATTTTACGATGCGGCCGAAGATGTCAGTCTGAGCCCTTCTCCAAAAGT gTCACCTGAAAAATTTGCCTTACTTGAAAAAAAG GAACTGCTCCTTTTCAAGTCCAGTTCGACTTCCTCTATGTTCAAAAGTGGCTTTCACTGCCTATTTGAA GAGACTGGTGACCTCGCAGTACGTGATGCAGCGCAGCCTGAGGACTCCATCCAG ATTATCGATAGCATCATCGAGGAGAGCCAGAAGAAGAGCACTGCTGCAGATGATTCGCTGCTGACAGACAACAGAGAAGCTTGTGAAGGGGGTGGGCCccagggggcggggccaggaGGGGGCGGAGCCATTGACGAGGACACGGGTCAGCAGGAGACTGATGCAGGGCCTACGTCCATAGGACCGCAAGTTGTGGTTGAGATATCAGAAGTTCCTGTCGAGGTCCATGATGGAGAGGAGGATGCTGGGACAACAGCCCCCACCGATATGGCCCTTGATGCGCCTGGTTCGTCAGTCGAGGCAACCCGGGCCGCCACACCTCCAGATGTCACCAGTGTCCTGGTTCCAGAAGAACCACGCCCTCCACAGCTCGATCCGACCACAGACACGGGCCGCCCTCCCAGCACAGCGGACATTCTGCAGCAGGTATCTGACAACACCAAGCTGGCCGACCAGGATCCCCTCGCCCCCAGCAAGCCCCCCCGGCAGTTCATCGTGGAGCCGGACATCGTGGCCAGCACCAAGAAACCGCCGCCCGTacgaccccccccc ccggcggggcccccccctccacgtcctcctcctccatccCGCCCTGCTCCCCCCCCTCGCAAAAAAACTCAGGATACGCTGCGGCCATCAGCACTGGAAG TGACCTCAGAACAGCCTGCGTCCTTTGGCCTGGTGTCGCCCAACACTGCCGTGGACTTCATCACCAAGGACCTGCAGCACTCCCTGGACCTAGCCAGTGCCACCAGCGGGGACAAGGTGGTCACTGCCCAG GAGAGCGGCAGTGCGGCGGACGGACAGAGTTCAGCACCCAGCGAGGGCCAGGCACCAGGACCCCAGCGGCCGCGCTCCAACTCTGGCCGTGAGATGACCGACGAG GAGATCCTAGCCAGCGTGATGATCAAGAATCTGGACACGGGGGAGGAGATCCCACTCAGCctggccgaggagaagctgccCACGGGAATAAACCCGCTGACACTGCATATTATGAGGAGGACCAAAGAATATGTCAC GAATGACTCGGCTCAGTCTGATGATGAAGACAAATCCCACACCCAGCTGAGCGACACCGACGGAGGAAAGCTCAAGCAGAGGAC CACACAGCTGAAGAAGTTTTTGGGCAAGTCCGTGAAGAGGGCCAAACATCTAGCAGAGGAATATGGAGAGAAGGCTGTCAATAAGGTCAAGAGTGTTCGTGATGAAG TGTTCCACACGGACCAGGATGACCCGTCCTCCAGTGACGACGAGGGAATGCCATACAACCGGCCGGTCAAGTTCAAGGCTGCCCACAGCTTCAAAGGACCTTTTGACTTTGATCAGATAAAGGTGGTCCAGGACCTGAGTGGAGAACACATG GGCGCCGTGTGGACGATGAAGTTCTCTCATTGTGGCCGACTGCTGGCCACTGCTGGCCAAGACAACGTGGTCCGCATCTGGGTTCTGAAAAACGCCTTTGACTATTTCAACAACATGAGGATCAAGTACAACACGGAAG GCCGTGTTTCTCCGTCCCCCTCCCAGGAGAGCTTGAACTCCTCGAAATCTGACACAGATGGTGGG TTCCCCAGTACCCATGAGGATCCAGACACGGAGGACAGAAATGTCCCTTTTCGCCAAGTTCCCTTCTGTAAGTACAAGGGTCACACAGCCGATCTCCTGGACCTGTCCTGGTCGAAG AACTACTTCCTGTTATCCTCCTCAATGGACAAGACAGTCAGGCTGTGGCACATATCAAGGAGAGAGTGTCTCTGCTGCTTCCAGCACATTGACTTTGTGACAGCAATCGCCTTCCACCCTAGA GACGACCGTTACTTCCTAAGCGGTTCATTGGACGGCAAGCTGCGGCTCTGGAATATCCCAGACAAGAAAGTTGCACTGTGGAATGAGGTGGATGGGCAGACACGCCTCATCACCGCTGCCAACTTCTGTCAGAACGGGAAGTACGCCGTCATCGGCACCTACGACGGACGCTGCATCTTCTACGACACTGAG CATCTAAAGTACCACACCCAGATCCATGTGCGATCCACAAGGGGGAGGAATCGCGTGGGCCGCAAGATCACTGGCATTGAGCctctgcctggggagaacaag atCTTGGTGACCTCCAACGACTCTCGGATTCGGTTGTATGACCTCAGAGACCTTTCCCTGTCGATGAAGTACAAAGGATACATGAACCACAGCAGTCAGATTAAGGCTAGTTTCAG tCACGATTATTCATTCATCGTAAGCGGTTCAGAGGATAAGTACGTCTATATCTGGAGCACGTACCACGACCTGAGCAAATTCAGCTCTGTCCGGCGAGACCGCAACGACTTCTGGGAAGGGATTAAGG CCCACAACGCCGTTGTCACATCTGCCATCTTCGCCCCCAATCCCAGCCTCATCGTGTCTCCGGAAGCCGGAACTCCTGATAAGCCAGACACTGAGGACAGGAGTGGTGATCCTATGGACACAGAAGCCATCCCTTCAG GAGCTCTGAAGACGGACCACAGTGAAGTCCTCCTTTCAGCCGATTTCACTGGTGCCATCAAGGTTTTTGTTAATGTGAAGAAATACTAA